From Nevskia ramosa DSM 11499, one genomic window encodes:
- a CDS encoding hydrolase, with the protein MHANPASNDAILASITGEADALRDTLLRLSNQNSGSFNVDGVDAVGASLLTLFAPLGASAETIALPQYIATGDRGERSSRPIGHARRLRLRPEAPLQVFLCGHLDTVFGAAHPFQQARWLDADTLNGPGVADLKGGLLTMLLALTALERSSQRERIGWEVLLNPDEEIGSQGSAPLLLEAASRHHFGLIYEPAYADGGLASERKGSGNFDLVIEGRAAHAGRNPEDGRNAIAIAAELALQLHRLNGQRDGLTLNLGYTHGGGALNIVPDRAVLKFNVRTSQPSDECWLDDQLDLLLTRANDRNGFKVERHGGFTRPPKVISAGTAQLQALLGDCGRDLGLELQFRPTGGCCDGNNLAAAGLANVDNLGVVGGDIHSDREWMRWSSLAERARLSASLLLKLASGELHWPLSTPRP; encoded by the coding sequence ATGCACGCGAACCCGGCAAGCAATGACGCGATCCTGGCCTCGATAACGGGCGAGGCCGATGCGCTGCGCGACACGCTGCTGCGGCTGTCGAACCAGAACTCCGGCAGCTTCAATGTCGACGGCGTCGATGCGGTCGGCGCCAGCCTGCTGACGCTGTTCGCGCCGCTCGGTGCCAGCGCTGAAACCATCGCGCTGCCGCAGTACATCGCAACGGGTGATCGCGGCGAGCGCAGCAGCCGGCCGATCGGCCATGCCCGCCGCTTGCGGCTACGGCCGGAGGCGCCGCTGCAGGTCTTTCTCTGCGGCCATCTCGATACCGTGTTCGGCGCGGCGCACCCGTTCCAGCAGGCGCGCTGGCTCGATGCCGACACGCTCAACGGCCCCGGCGTCGCCGATCTGAAAGGCGGGCTGCTGACCATGTTGCTGGCGCTCACGGCGCTCGAGCGCAGCTCGCAGCGCGAACGCATCGGCTGGGAAGTGCTGCTCAATCCGGACGAGGAGATCGGCAGCCAGGGTTCGGCACCACTGCTGCTCGAAGCCGCCAGTCGCCATCACTTCGGCCTGATTTACGAGCCGGCTTATGCCGACGGCGGCCTGGCTTCCGAGCGCAAGGGCAGCGGCAATTTCGATCTGGTCATCGAAGGCCGCGCCGCGCACGCCGGGCGCAATCCCGAAGATGGCCGCAACGCCATTGCAATCGCCGCCGAGCTGGCGCTGCAACTGCATCGCCTGAACGGCCAGCGCGATGGCTTGACCCTGAATCTGGGCTACACCCACGGCGGCGGCGCGCTGAACATCGTGCCGGACCGCGCGGTGCTGAAGTTCAATGTGCGCACCTCGCAGCCGTCCGACGAATGCTGGCTCGATGATCAGCTCGATCTATTGCTGACCCGCGCCAACGATCGCAATGGCTTCAAGGTCGAACGCCACGGCGGCTTCACCCGGCCACCGAAAGTGATCTCCGCCGGCACCGCGCAGCTGCAGGCCTTGCTCGGCGACTGCGGCCGCGACCTCGGCCTGGAGCTGCAATTCCGCCCGACCGGCGGTTGCTGCGACGGCAACAACCTCGCCGCCGCCGGGCTGGCCAATGTCGACAACCTCGGCGTGGTCGGTGGCGATATCCATTCGGATCGCGAATGGATGCGCTGGTCCAGCCTCGCCGAACGCGCGCGGCTCAGCGCCAGCCTGCTGCTGAAGCTCGCCAGCGGCGAACTTCACTGGCCGCTGTCGACACCACGACCATGA
- a CDS encoding FAD:protein FMN transferase, with the protein MDDGAPPADRPVELLIPAQFSAATHAGPDRSAQVVALSGITMGTTWSVRCAMRAADRQDAVKVGIEAVLADLVAQLSHWEPSSALCRYNAAPAGSWQQLPGDFAEVLDAALRIATATDGALDPTAGPLVDLWGFGPPGPRAQPPSKAEIEAARSRIGWQKLRRDRDRLQQPGGIALDFSAIAKGHAVDCVALWLHSAGLPHHLVEIGGELRGQGVKPDGSPWWVDIDGRAAMEALARIALDGLSVATSGDAYRHFEHGDQRYAHTLDPRSGAPLADAPTAVTVIHPLCREADGWSTALSVLGPDAGLRLADQLGLAVRYVLHDGLRDEERSHIRCSRAWSVLANQENP; encoded by the coding sequence ATGGACGATGGCGCGCCGCCCGCGGATCGGCCGGTCGAACTGCTGATTCCGGCGCAGTTCAGCGCCGCCACCCACGCCGGGCCGGATCGCTCGGCCCAGGTGGTGGCGCTGTCCGGCATCACGATGGGCACCACCTGGTCGGTCCGCTGCGCGATGCGCGCCGCGGATCGGCAGGACGCGGTCAAGGTCGGCATCGAAGCGGTGCTGGCCGATCTCGTTGCCCAGCTCAGTCACTGGGAGCCTTCGTCGGCGCTGTGTCGCTACAACGCGGCACCGGCCGGCAGCTGGCAGCAACTGCCGGGCGATTTCGCCGAAGTGCTCGACGCTGCGCTGCGCATCGCCACAGCCACGGACGGCGCGCTTGATCCCACCGCCGGCCCGCTCGTCGATCTCTGGGGCTTCGGCCCGCCGGGGCCGCGTGCGCAGCCGCCATCGAAGGCCGAAATCGAAGCTGCGCGCAGTCGCATCGGCTGGCAGAAGCTGCGCCGTGATCGCGATCGTCTGCAGCAGCCGGGCGGCATCGCACTGGATTTCTCGGCGATCGCCAAAGGTCATGCGGTGGATTGCGTGGCGCTCTGGCTGCACAGCGCCGGCCTGCCGCATCACCTGGTCGAGATCGGCGGTGAACTCCGGGGTCAGGGGGTCAAGCCCGATGGCTCGCCGTGGTGGGTCGATATCGATGGCCGTGCAGCGATGGAGGCACTCGCCCGCATCGCGCTCGACGGCCTCAGCGTCGCCACCTCAGGCGATGCCTATCGACACTTCGAGCATGGTGACCAGCGTTACGCGCATACGCTCGATCCGCGCAGCGGCGCACCACTCGCCGATGCGCCGACGGCGGTCACCGTCATCCATCCGTTGTGCCGAGAAGCCGATGGCTGGTCGACGGCACTGAGCGTGCTCGGGCCCGATGCCGGGCTGCGGTTGGCTGATCAGCTGGGGCTGGCGGTGCGCTATGTGCTGCATGACGGGTTGCGTGATGAGGAACGCAGCCACATTCGATGCAGCCGCGCCTGGTCGGTGCTCGCCAATCAGGAAAACCCGTAG
- a CDS encoding tRNA-binding protein, with amino-acid sequence MIDQTPAAPTDIDTFFACDLRVATVLACEPNARARKPAYQLTLDFGALGIKTSSAQITERYTPADLIGKQVIAVINFPPRKVAAVVSECLVLAVDSPTGLVTLSVDQVVENGLRVY; translated from the coding sequence ATGATCGACCAGACCCCGGCTGCACCGACCGACATCGACACCTTCTTCGCCTGTGATCTGCGCGTTGCCACGGTGCTGGCTTGCGAGCCGAACGCCAGGGCGCGCAAGCCGGCCTACCAGCTGACCTTGGATTTCGGCGCGCTCGGCATCAAGACCAGCAGCGCCCAGATCACCGAGCGCTACACGCCTGCCGATCTGATCGGCAAGCAGGTGATCGCCGTCATCAATTTCCCGCCGCGCAAGGTCGCCGCCGTCGTCAGCGAATGCCTGGTGCTTGCCGTCGATTCGCCGACCGGGCTGGTGACGCTGAGCGTCGATCAAGTGGTCGAAAACGGCCTTCGCGTCTATTGA
- a CDS encoding DUF4198 domain-containing protein has product MTKPMPKLALLLLAAALPFAAHAHKGWLAPSKTVLNVDQWITVDAGVSTDPFVRDHNAMKLDNLVITAPDGSTVPAENTASGKLRSTFDLQLKQVGTYRIAILNEGLNASWTEDGKPKRWRGTADKFAAEVPAKAEGLKVSESQGRLETFATAGKPNDTALKPTGKGLELVPVSGIADLFVGEEATFRFLLDGKPAPNLEVEVIRDGTRYRNAIGEKTFKTDAEGQVKLSWTEPGLHYLSASVQDARTSVPQAKERRASYTATVEVLSP; this is encoded by the coding sequence ATGACCAAGCCCATGCCCAAGCTCGCGCTGTTGCTGCTCGCTGCCGCGCTGCCGTTCGCCGCACACGCCCACAAGGGCTGGCTGGCGCCGTCGAAGACCGTGCTCAACGTCGATCAGTGGATCACCGTCGATGCCGGCGTCTCCACCGACCCTTTCGTTCGCGATCACAACGCGATGAAGCTCGACAACCTGGTGATCACCGCGCCGGACGGCAGCACAGTGCCTGCCGAGAACACCGCCAGCGGCAAGCTGCGTTCGACTTTCGATCTGCAGCTGAAGCAGGTTGGCACCTACCGCATCGCCATCCTCAACGAAGGCCTGAACGCCAGCTGGACCGAAGATGGCAAGCCGAAGCGCTGGCGCGGTACGGCCGACAAGTTCGCGGCCGAAGTGCCGGCCAAGGCGGAAGGCCTGAAGGTCAGCGAATCGCAGGGCCGTCTGGAAACTTTTGCCACTGCCGGCAAGCCGAACGACACCGCCCTGAAGCCGACCGGCAAGGGCCTGGAGCTGGTGCCGGTCAGCGGTATCGCCGATCTGTTCGTTGGCGAGGAAGCGACGTTCCGCTTCCTGCTCGACGGCAAGCCGGCGCCGAACCTCGAAGTGGAAGTGATCCGCGACGGTACCCGCTACCGCAATGCCATCGGCGAGAAGACCTTCAAGACCGATGCTGAAGGCCAGGTGAAACTGAGCTGGACCGAGCCCGGCCTGCACTACCTCAGCGCCAGCGTGCAGGACGCCAGGACCAGCGTGCCGCAGGCCAAGGAACGTCGCGCCAGCTACACCGCGACCGTGGAAGTGCTGTCGCCGTAA
- the astA gene encoding arginine N-succinyltransferase, whose protein sequence is MKLIRPIRAADLSALVEMAETAGAGFTSLPPVPEYLAAKIALSEASFAADVDEPGQQRYLFVMEETDTGEIGACCAIEASCGLDEAFYSYRVGTTIHASRELGIYNRVPTLYLSNDLVGTSVLCSLYLKPGFRGEGAGKLLSKCRFLFMANFPDRFAKKVIAEMRGVSDENGHSPFWEGLGRHFFTVDYDRAEHIVGTGNKAFIAELMPPHPIYAVLLPKAAQAVMGKVHAQTEPALHLLEQEGFRYQGYIDIFDGGPSVEAPLDEIRTIRRAQVVTVFIGKPLQGAPCLIANTQLDAFRCAYAEIAIKNGHITLPPELAKALDVDSGDEVRFSSLA, encoded by the coding sequence ATGAAATTGATCCGCCCGATTCGCGCTGCCGATCTGTCCGCCCTGGTCGAGATGGCCGAAACCGCTGGCGCCGGCTTCACCTCGCTGCCGCCGGTGCCGGAGTATCTGGCCGCGAAGATCGCGCTATCCGAAGCTTCGTTCGCGGCCGATGTCGATGAACCCGGCCAGCAGCGCTATCTGTTCGTGATGGAGGAAACCGACACCGGCGAGATCGGTGCCTGCTGCGCGATCGAAGCCTCCTGCGGACTCGATGAAGCGTTCTACAGCTACCGGGTGGGTACCACGATCCACGCCTCGCGCGAACTCGGCATCTACAACCGGGTGCCGACCCTGTACCTGTCGAACGATCTGGTCGGCACCAGTGTGCTCTGCTCGCTGTATCTGAAACCCGGCTTCCGCGGCGAAGGCGCCGGCAAGCTGCTGTCGAAATGCCGCTTCCTGTTCATGGCCAATTTCCCGGATCGCTTCGCGAAGAAAGTGATCGCCGAGATGCGCGGCGTCTCCGACGAGAACGGCCATTCGCCGTTCTGGGAAGGCCTGGGCCGGCACTTCTTCACCGTCGACTACGACCGCGCCGAGCACATCGTCGGCACCGGCAACAAGGCCTTCATCGCCGAGCTGATGCCGCCCCACCCGATCTACGCGGTGCTGCTGCCGAAAGCCGCGCAGGCGGTGATGGGCAAGGTGCATGCGCAGACCGAGCCGGCGCTGCATCTGCTCGAACAGGAAGGCTTCCGCTATCAGGGCTACATCGACATTTTCGATGGCGGACCAAGTGTCGAAGCGCCGCTCGACGAGATCCGCACGATCCGCCGCGCCCAGGTGGTGACCGTGTTCATCGGCAAGCCGCTGCAGGGCGCGCCCTGCCTGATCGCCAACACCCAGCTCGACGCCTTCCGCTGCGCCTACGCCGAGATCGCGATCAAGAACGGCCACATCACCCTGCCACCGGAGCTGGCCAAAGCGCTCGATGTCGATAGCGGCGACGAGGTGCGGTTCAGCTCGCTGGCTTGA